The following are encoded in a window of Gavia stellata isolate bGavSte3 chromosome 17, bGavSte3.hap2, whole genome shotgun sequence genomic DNA:
- the TPCN2 gene encoding two pore channel protein 2 has product MEAGAGAEAEPLLPPRSWRTGRGLWRAGGAARSAAEDGAGADNDLYINQAIVFIEDAIQYRSINHRVDAKSLWLYRWYYSRTCQWILSLTITIILALAFVEKPSSLTITSDVRYRLPAWNPPCGLTESIELLCFLVFMVDVSVKSYLIGWEEFWKNKWLMAYILTLIVSLTDWIVSLSFFSCTEDVRIRRILRPFFLLQNSSMMKKTLKSINSTLPEMASVVLLLAVHLSLFTMFAMLLFARTKDGQQDKEWVVYFRNLPDSLTSLLVLLTTANNPDVMIPAYSKNRAYSIFFILFTVLGNLFLMNLLTAIIYNQFRGYLLKSVQSSLFRRRLGIRAAFEVLSSLKETPANAQQSYVSIGALLRVLQKVEMDSRCKQAIMRSLKTCSCDQLSAAQFQKLFEELDKDAIKQHPPSPEYQSHFMRKMQFAFGHSYFGYLGNVVALANIVSICVVLVMDADKQPSERDDFFLGAINCFFILYYLLEMLLKILAMGLKRYLSYPSNRFDGLLTVILLVLEIATFAVYGFPHPGWRPEFMGLLSLWDMVRLVNMLIVFRFLRIIPNMKFMALVVTTLLDLVKNLRAFAGILVVVFYAFAITGITLFKGAVVPMGNISAVNTTYDNSTLQCGTYEQLEYWPNNFDDFAAAVVTLWDVMVVNNWQVFLEAFSRYSSPWAKIYFVAWWLISSVIWVNLFVALLLENFIHKWDRRCHREPLSDIEYQRTVELMFRDVLEEPTEEELMEKLHQHPHLQLCR; this is encoded by the exons ATGGAGGCGGGAGCCGGCGCTGAGGCGGAGCCGCTGTTGCCCCCGCGGAGCTGGCGAACGGGACGGGGGCTCTGGCGGGCCGGTGGCGCTGCCCGCTCCGCCGCTGAGGACG GTGCTGGAGCTGATAATGACCTTTATATAAACCAAGCCATAGTATTTATTGAAGATGCAATACAG TATCGATCTATAAATCACCGTGTGGACGCCAAATCCCTGTGGCTTTATCGATGGTACTATTCAAGAACTTGTCAGTG GATTTTGAGTTTAACCATTACTATAATCCTGGCTTTGGCTTTTGTTGAAAAGCCTTCTTCGCTTACTATCACGTCAGATGTACGATACCGCCTTCCTGCATGGAATCCTCCATGTGGCCTAACCGAAAGCATtgagctgctttgctttcttgtgTTCATGGTTGATGTATCCGTGAAG agTTACTTAATTGGATGGGAAgaattttggaaaaacaaatggCTGATGGCTTATATACTGACATTAATTGTTTCCCTTACTGATTGGATTGTATCACtgagttttttttcctgcacagag GATGTGAGAATAAGAAGAATTCTTcgtcctttctttctccttcagaaTTCTTCTAtgatgaagaaaacattgaaaagcATCAACAGCACATTGCCTGAAATGGCAAG TGTTGTTCTACTACTAGCAGTTCATCTGTCTCTCTTTACCATGTTTGCCATGCTGCTGTTTGCTCGAACAAAG GATGGCCAACAGGATAAGGAATGGGTGGTGTATTTCCGGAATTTGCCAGATTCACTGACATCACTGCTGGTCCTGCTAACTACTGCAAATAATCCTGATG TGATGATTCCTGCATATTCTAAGAATCGAGCATATTCAATCTTCTTCATACTCTTCACTGTATTAG GCAACTTGTTTCTGATGAACTTGCTCACAGCAATAATATACAACCAGTTTCGAGGATACCTTCTG AAATCGGTTCAGTCCTCCCTCTTCAGGAGGCGACTAGGAATCCGGGCTGCGTTTGAAGtgctttcttccctgaaagAGACTCCTGCTAATGCACAACA gtCATATGTCAGCATTGGGGCCTTACTACGAGTGCTGCAGAAAGTTGAAATGGATTCTCGCTGCAAGCAAGCCATCATGAGA TCACTCAAAACTTGCTCCTGTGACCAGCTGTCAGCTGCCCAGTTTCAGAAGCTCTTTGAAGAACTAGACAAAGATGCCATTAAGCAA CATCCTCCCAGTCCAGAGTACCAATCCCATTTTATGCGGAAAATGCAATTTGCCTTTGGCCATTCGTACTTTGGCTACTTAGGGAATGTTGTAGCCCTTGCAAACATTGTTTCTATCTGT GTGGTTTTGGTAATGGATGCAGATAAGCAGCCATCTGAAAGAGATGACTTCTTCCTGGGG GCGATCAACTGCTTCTTCATCCTATACTATCTGCTGGAAATGTTGCTGAAAATCTTAGCAATGGGCTTGAAAAGATATTTATCATACCCAAGCAATAGATTTGATGGACTTCTGACTGTAATTTTGCTG GTTTTGGAGATTGCAACTTTTGCTGTGTACGGATTTCCTCATCCTGGTTG GAGACCTGAGTTCATGGGCTTGTTATCCCTGTGGGATATGGTGCGGTTGGTCAACATGCTAATTGTGTTCAGGTTCCTGCGGATTATTCCTAATATGAAG ttCATGGCTTTGGTTGTTACTACATTGCTGGATCTGGTAAAAAACTTGAGAGCCTTTGCAGGAATCCTTGTG GTGGTTTTCTATGCATTTGCTATAACTGGCATAACGCTATTTAAAGGTGCTGTTGTTCCCATGGGAAATATCAG TGCTGTCAATACAACATACGATAACAGCACTCTGCAGTGTGGGACCTACGAACAGCTGGAATATTGGCCGAACAACTTTGATGACTTTGCT GCAGCAGTGGTGACCCTCTGGGATGTGATGGTGGTAAACAACTGGCAAGTCTTTTTGGAAGCGTTTTCAAGATATTCAAGTCC GTGGGCAAAGATCTATTTTGTAGCCTGGTGGTTGATCTCCTCTGTCATCTGGGTTAATCTCTTTGTAGCTTTACTTCTAGAG AACTTTATTCACAAGTGGGACCGTCGCTGTCATCGAGAGCCTCTTTCAGATATTGAATACCAGAGGACAGTTGAACTAATGTTCAG aGATGTTTTGGAAGAACCTACAGAGGAAGAGTTAATGGAAAAACTGCACCAGCATCCACACCTGCAGTTATGTAGGTGA